The following are from one region of the Cystobacter fuscus DSM 2262 genome:
- a CDS encoding M23 family metallopeptidase: MLSLSCRRLPLVLLVLGLSAFAAEPSPQLFLQPARARPGDPVLITVRGPKEAPTGTLGERPLRFFAVPGGFAALMGLPVEQVPGQLPLTVTVAGAPGAEPLLLTHTLDVVEPGWRTRTLKVANKFVKPPPEVEARLEADQAAFSTAFAQPFAEPFFDKAFVLPRKARVTAPYGDLRTFNGQKQSQHFGTDLSGGTGTPVSAANGGTVVMTRENYAAGNTVLLHHGAGLYTAYFHLSAIAVKQGERVKRGQLLGKVGNTGRVTGPHLHWGARVDDLWVDPTTLLQLQFTASDRSTSGAASRETR, encoded by the coding sequence GTGCTCAGCCTGTCCTGTCGGCGTCTGCCCCTCGTCCTGCTCGTCCTCGGTCTGTCGGCCTTCGCGGCCGAGCCCTCGCCCCAACTGTTCCTCCAGCCCGCCCGGGCCCGGCCGGGCGACCCGGTCCTCATCACCGTGCGCGGGCCGAAGGAGGCGCCCACGGGAACGCTGGGAGAGCGCCCCTTGCGCTTCTTCGCCGTGCCCGGGGGCTTCGCCGCCCTCATGGGCCTTCCCGTGGAGCAGGTGCCGGGACAATTGCCGCTGACGGTGACGGTGGCGGGTGCTCCAGGCGCGGAGCCCCTGCTCCTCACCCACACGCTGGACGTGGTGGAGCCCGGGTGGCGCACGCGCACGCTGAAGGTGGCCAACAAGTTCGTGAAGCCCCCGCCCGAGGTGGAGGCCCGCCTGGAGGCGGATCAGGCCGCCTTCAGCACCGCCTTCGCGCAGCCCTTCGCCGAGCCCTTCTTCGACAAGGCCTTCGTCCTGCCACGCAAGGCGCGCGTCACCGCGCCGTATGGGGATCTGCGCACCTTCAACGGGCAGAAGCAGAGCCAGCACTTCGGCACGGATCTCTCCGGGGGCACGGGCACACCCGTCTCCGCCGCCAACGGGGGCACGGTGGTGATGACGCGCGAGAACTACGCCGCGGGCAACACGGTGCTGCTCCACCACGGAGCCGGCCTCTACACGGCCTACTTCCACCTGTCGGCCATCGCCGTGAAGCAGGGCGAGCGCGTCAAGCGCGGACAGCTGCTCGGCAAGGTGGGCAACACGGGCCGCGTCACCGGGCCCCATCTGCACTGGGGCGCCCGCGTCGACGACCTGTGGGTGGACCCCACGACGCTGCTCCAACTGCAATTCACCGCTAGCGATCGTTCCACTTCGGGGGCCGCTTCTCGCGAAACGCGCTGA
- a CDS encoding enoyl-CoA hydratase/isomerase family protein — MEAGESVVRYEAEGGQARLIINRERARNALSPEVLHGLLEALTRAEADPAVRVVVLTGAGERVFCAGGDLGQLGGEGGFLATHEGRRAYGQLLLRLQDVRKPTVARVNGHALAGGLGLVLACDLAVAAEHAELGTPEVDVGLFPMMMMALLHRHVGRKRSLEMVLTGERLTARDALALGLLNRVVPAEGLEAAVAELVGKLAGKSQAVLALGRRAFFTAEDLPLPAALEYLSSQLSLNVLAEDAAEGISAFREKRPPKWNDR; from the coding sequence ATGGAAGCAGGAGAGTCCGTCGTCCGGTACGAGGCCGAAGGTGGGCAAGCGCGCCTGATCATCAACAGGGAGCGGGCGCGCAACGCGCTCTCTCCCGAGGTGCTGCACGGCCTGCTCGAGGCGCTCACGCGCGCCGAGGCGGACCCCGCGGTGCGCGTGGTGGTGCTCACGGGCGCGGGAGAGCGGGTGTTCTGCGCCGGGGGAGATCTCGGGCAGCTCGGTGGGGAAGGGGGTTTTCTCGCCACGCACGAGGGGCGCCGCGCCTACGGCCAGTTGCTGCTGCGTCTGCAGGACGTGCGCAAGCCCACGGTGGCGCGCGTCAACGGGCATGCGCTCGCGGGAGGCCTGGGACTGGTGCTCGCGTGTGACCTGGCCGTGGCCGCCGAGCACGCCGAGCTGGGCACGCCGGAGGTCGACGTGGGGCTCTTCCCCATGATGATGATGGCGCTCTTGCACCGGCACGTGGGCCGCAAGCGCTCCCTGGAGATGGTGCTCACGGGCGAGCGGCTGACGGCGCGCGACGCGCTCGCCCTGGGACTGCTCAACCGCGTGGTGCCCGCGGAGGGACTGGAGGCCGCGGTGGCCGAGCTGGTGGGCAAGCTCGCGGGCAAGAGCCAGGCGGTGCTGGCCCTGGGCCGCCGGGCCTTCTTCACCGCCGAGGATCTGCCCCTGCCCGCCGCGCTGGAGTACCTGTCCTCGCAGCTGTCGCTCAACGTGCTCGCCGAGGACGCCGCCGAGGGCATCAGCGCGTTTCGCGAGAAGCGGCCCCCGAAGTGGAACGATCGCTAG